From the Juglans microcarpa x Juglans regia isolate MS1-56 chromosome 7D, Jm3101_v1.0, whole genome shotgun sequence genome, the window TTAGCTTGTTGGCAAAATTAGTTACATTCTGTCTTATGAGCTGGAAAGAAAAGTTGGGCAACAACGTACCTGATCTGATAGTTATTTCTTCATTGTTTTGAATGTTCAAATGAATCTCATCGGTTGTACAAGCCTGTGGAATGTGTATACCTTTTAGACAAAAACAGGCTGATGAGTTTGAAGTAATGAGTTGGTAgcatttttaatgtatttcaCGCTAGAGCAATATTGTCTTACAccacacaaaaaattaaatagctAAATCTTCAACGTACAGTgatacaaacacacacacacggatTGCAGAATGGGTTAAggttgtgtatgtgtgtgtatttatttatttctattatgtTTAATGTTTGTCATGTTTCACAGggtatcaattttttaaaatcttcgTCATCAAACCGGCAACactacatttgatttttttttttagcagcCAAGTAAGTTTATTGGATATATCATCTAATGTACAAAACGAGGGAGAGGAAAACCTTACAATCAATCATACCCTAAAAACATTGTgcaaatcatctaaaaatttgaaaaaagaaaaatagtgaaGGAAAAGAGGAACCAACAGAGTGGATCCTATTCCATATTTTCTTAGCCAAAAGACTTTGATATTTCTCAAGAATGACACCATGAAGGTGGTTTTCAAGGATGATCCAGTCAGAGAACTGACATGAGAATAATGGAATAGCCACAAGATGTATTGAAAGTTATTACAGTGAAAGTGGCATTGGGTTAAGTTACtagaaaagtatatttttagCTACTAGATTAATTACTCCTTGTGTAGAAATCTGTTATTTGACGATGTTAATGTGATCCTTGAAGAAATCAACTGGGTCCTAGATGTGTGCACACATTTCCAGAACAATGTAATGAAAAGCAAGAGAAAAGAAGGTGGTACTGACAGGAGTAGATCCATCTTTTCCAAAACACAAGCTGGATTGCACCGGGGAATGCTTGAGGCATAGAAGCCAATACATACAGAGGGGTGAAATTGTCTCTGTCTGGTGCAAATGCCAAACGTGGCCAACCCTCCAATAAATGCACAGCAATATCTAATGTTGAACCAGGCATGAGTACAAAAAACAATGAACAAAAGCAATTATGTTGCCAAGACATCAAATCATCAGAAATAACAGCCAAttaattttgataagtaaataacaGCCAATTAATGGTAAGACAAGAAGCACTTCTTACCAAAAAGTCTGGTATAGATAGTGTGGTTTAAAAGTGTAGCACCGTTGTGGCCTTTTTCTGGCCTTAGCTCTTCCAAAGGAGTGTGAAGATAGAGATAGCGAGCCAATTCTTTATGGCCATTCTCAACGGCAATAACAACAGGAATATCTTTCTGATTATTTCCAATGCTGACTAAGCTCTTGTTCTTTCTAATCATGCACTCTGCCATCTGGTAATTACCCTTAATAGCTGCGTAAGCTAGTGCTGTATTACCGCCAGAATCTAGTATTGCCAAGTCTTCTTCCTTCATCATCTCCACCAACTTCTCCACTATATGTTCGTGTTCAGCAGCAACAGCAGTGTGAAGAGGTGTCTGGCCTGAAATATTTTCGATTGTTGCTGTCTTTGCATTGGGGTGGAGCTTTAGGAAATCATTTGTAGTGTTCCAATCACCACTTCGAATAGCCTCAAGCAAGGCCGCATACTCAGAGAAGTCATTTTTCTGGTTGCCGCCCCTCCCTGCCATGGTTTAATTGTTCTCCTTATAGAATGAAAAAGAGGGATACCATTCTGACATCAACATGCCAACCACAGAATTATCTTTTATGTTGATTTGAAGTTTCAGAATATGTAAATGACATTTGAATTAATTAGGACCGACAATAGGCATGTTGTACCATGTCAAGGCTAGCAAAAAGTATGTCGCAAACTAATAAGAGAAGGACAATTTCATTTGCACAAAGAGTTTTGCAAACCGGTAAGGTGATTGATGTTGTACATAATCATCGATATTGTACTAAAACATTTGAACTCGGAAAAACAATGACTAGGGCTGGTTTTCAGTTCCATCGTATTACACCAAATATGTAATCAACCTATTAAAAACCAATTGAATAGTTACAATTTACAATGCAGCCAATAGAATCCATGTTTGAGCATGTCGAATCattgatcatttttgtaaatGTATCACAATCCATGTGGCAATATGTGTTGGCCAGCTAGATAtaatttgcaattaaaaataaactacagATTGTCACCTGGGCTGCTTGATGAGTTTCCTACAACTTGATTAGCTGCATTTGGTGGTTGCTCATGACCCTGTTTTCTATCTGACGTGTTTGATGAGTTTGCTAGTTCAAACTCCGGGCTGACTCCTTGTGCGGGTTGCTCATACATTTTAGCCAATGTATCCCACAAAATCTTGGCAGAACTAATATCCTTGATCTGAGACAGTATGTCCATCCCacatgaaatttgaattccaTGTAAAGTTGCAgcattcttcttcctccaagccTTGGAATCCACTGCATCATCTTCCGGTTTAGGAGGTTCCATGGCAGTTTCGATAATTTCCCAAAGATCTTGAGCCAACAAATAGTTTTTTATGCAAGCACTCCAGTTCTcataatttttgtttccaaGAACTTCAGGAACAATTGTTCCTGGAAGAATGGTTGTTGCCATGTGCTTAATCTGTCAAATTACaaagtatgcatgcatgttaggtGAAATACGGAAAAATAGATGCAGATATGGTATATATTTCGTCTTTCAAAGTCAAGAAAAGCAGATTGTGTTTTGTGCTTATACGAAACtacttttgaaatttaattcaaactaagcaatttttcaatattgagagaaaaatgaatgaaGAGTGAAGTTGTATGTAACATTTATCTAAAGGACGAACATAATCTTTGGTttattctctcttcttctttttttcctttttgctttGAACGTTTTGTTAGTTGGTAAAATACAGGTTCCTCATCTGCACACCTTCTTAGGAAATTAACCTCACATGAATTATTCATGACTTGTTAGTCCTAATCCTACATGAGTTTGAAATCCCGCTTGTATTAATCTAACTTCTTATGCAAAGCTCATCctacatattatatatgccgaattcaatataataaaacctctcaacccatctcatttcatctaatcattaccactttttcaaattctcacacaaaatacaataaacaattcaattttttcaaatcaaaaatatatatatattaaaaaataacattctaacaatattttattcaactttcatctcatctcaattcactatccaaacctcccatGATGGCCTAGGCTTCTAATATCGAACCACCTTAAATTCTTTACCTTCTcatctttttttcctcctttcccaaattttaattttcttgttttattactatttttttatactctAGAGTCTATCACACCTAAAGCTGAAATCTTAATTACAACTGTGCTCAACCTGTGCAGCTTAGtctaatttcattatgaacagCAAGGGAAAATCCTGTTTGCTTCCTGTTCGAGTTTGAAAGATTGGCGATAGAAAGAGAGGAAGACGCATGAGATCTAGGTCTCGAACAATGCATAGAGGCCGCTACAAGTGGCGAAGGGTGGGCTTCCGCACCGATGAGTGGGGACCGTCGATTGTGCGGAGGGGTGGAGCAAAAGGCGAGGGAGGTATCTAGTGGTGGGGCACGCGTATATTAACGGcggataaaaattaaaaagtccaGATCTAACAATCCTACAacaaaacaaggaaaaataatagagacagacaaaaaaaaattggcgTAGACTATCTATCGTTTTAGACCATGGTCTATTCTTACTACATCATATCTGCTCTGCCTTTTGTACTCTACTTTAGTTTGTTCCAACTCTCCCAAACAAAGCTTTAGTTTGTTCGGAGCCACGCCAGGAGTGTacagaaaaaatagagaaaaagagcATGAATGTTTCTTTACGCAAAGCGATCAAATGAGGTTATGAGCTAGAAGTTGAAGACACTTCACTAAACAAATTAAGATCCAGAAAACGAAGTCATTACTTGCAGAGCGCCGGAGAATCGCCGCTTGTAAAACCCACTGTGCAGTAGCGGTCACAGGAGGACGAGCTTGACTTGAAGATATGgttattctgttttttttttttttttttctttttctttcttctgtaGAGGACAATTTCGGTATGTTGCTCGTTATCCCAATTATCAATTGGAAAATGCTAGCCCTCCCGTTGGGGTCTAGCAgtatattttaatgtatttttttaagttattttttaatataattttttttaataattttaaatattttaaaaaataaaaaaaaattataatattattaaaaaatattttcttttattttatttcgtgattaaagaagtattttttaataatttttttttttactttctgattaaaaaaatgttttttttaatgatgttctaaatttattttattttttttaaatatttaaaaatattaaaaaaatttatataaaaaattactttaaataaatacataaaataacaCTACACCCCCAGCGGGAAGCTCCAACGGGGGCTGTAGCATGATCCATTATCAATTACCCTCTCATAATATGATATAGTATtatatgatttgaaattatatattatatttcacttataaacgTATCATATAATGTCACATTATAAGATaatgaagataataaaaaaatagatgaatagattttttcatccaaaaaagaaaaataactcaactctctcAAATAAATTATCGatacactattttttaaatttttataaaaaaaactaaattcatctcaatctattttatatattttaatctaaaaatttaaataatttcaatttaaaatatttaaacacatctcaataagattcataaaatattactatttacaactcaactcaactcattgaTATCAAAATGTAGCCCGGGTAAAGAGGCaagtattattatttgaattaaaaaacaaCGTTTTATTAGGTAGTAGTTAGGAAGTGTATATCATATTCAAATCAGATTTTGGTTTAGTGCAAGAGAAATAATGTATTCAAGtctcaaatatataagttttatataagtctttgtaaaaaaatagaccccatctaaaaaattgtaacaaaacaaattattctttattagtgatatatagttttttataaaatacttgtatgtgatttgtttatttgaaacttatacttAACATTACTCTCCATGTAATATTGCATATGTTAATtaagttcatatttatttattctaaatttttatatgcCTCTCATACTCATGCCTTCATGCAATAGTAatctaaaaaaatgattttggtttATGATAAATGATTGCATCTttgcatgtaattttttttaacgtacagtctaataataataataataataataataataaatgaatgttGTATTGAAATAGATGTTGTTGGTTCATGATAATCTGGTgccctcaaaaaaaaaaaaaattatgtaggtTTCAGATTGGAAAATGCTTGGGCCACCGAGAGTGGTTTCAAGACATTTTTCCggtgttttttgttttacttagtaattaaagaaatatttttttaataatattgtgatttttttaaaaatatttaaagatataaaaaaatatatgaaaaaaaatttaaaaaggccAAATGGTCTTAtcgagaaaaaaatataagtcgAGGATCTAGAACGATActttcaaatttatctattgtttttaaaaaaaatgtgcgaGACTTGTACAATCtagaattacaaatatcatttctcttaattttaattcttatttttcaaattttttatattacttttatatttttattgtttaaagaTTGCAGAGTTTTTGGCTTTGAATATATGGTCTGCAAAAGTACTACTAGCATTGACATGACACATTGCTAAGGTTATAGATGTAAATGTCGgttttattaaaactaagaaaatcAAAAGATCAAATTTAGGGCATGTTTGTATACTTGAAGTATTTAAACTTTacgtgaataataatgaaatagtttaagtgaaaatatttgattggattttgaaaaatgagaggaaaaatagaatacaaatattataaagttataatttttttagtattatttttgttttgaagtttgtaaaaattgtattgatttttttactttattttgaggcttgtaaaaattgtatcattttctatatttgaataataattaggtaatgattagttaaaaaaattaaaatttgaaaattaaaaatttgaaatttgaaatttgaaattaaaaaatattttatatttaaatagtgattaaaaataaaattacaagaagttttaaaaatttttaaaaattctgttGATACAAATACTTTCATTAACTCTGAATTCTGATAATCCAAGGAatatctggaaaaaaaaattgaaaaaagtcaGAACCGAATGAGTATTTATCTCTCATCttttaattgaaaatcaatGATAAGCGTCATTATATATTACCTGACAATCTCGTGATGAGCGATACAATAACTCACTatttagagattaaaaaaaggaaaactctaTCTTCAGGCGAGCTAGTGCACCGATGCGCACCAATCTATCTACTTGTaccatttatttaaatgatgcGTTTTAATTTGGGCGGGAACGAATTTTAGAGGGATGGAAAAAGCCAAATTAACATAACACCCATTTTTGAATGGGGGCACTTCCGTCGTttcctctctctccattttcctccattttcttctcctctctcgtcgttccttctccctctcctttctctACTATTTCTTCTCCTCTCCCGTCGATACTCGTGGTCTCCACCCTAGTTTTTATCTATAGGCAGAGCTTGCAGTTAGACTTCTGGATGGAGGATCCGGAAGGGAGGTAGTCCTCGATGTTGGGTCGATCCAAGTCCAGCTCGGAGCTTAACGAAGTTAACTTCTCACTGCCACTCATCTCTATATCTTTTGAATGTGTCGAGTTTCTCAAACTCGGTGGCCACGAATCCTTGGTGCTTTGGTCCTTTTCTTCTAGTTCTGTTTGTATGAGTCATGGTTTTAATTTCTGGTAATTACAGATAATTACGGGCAGAGTATGCATGCAGCATGAGTCGTGGGTTCGACCTTGAACCTCCGGCGTGGGTGAGCGACGGTGTCTgttccgagagagagagagagagagtactatGAGGGCAAAATCGATACTTAGAGAGAGTTAACGTGGAGAGCGAGAGGCTTATCGTGTAGTCTTGGCAGTGGTGGCTGCCGAGAGTTGGTGTGAAGCTGTGAGACTTGGGGGTTGATTTTGGTGGCTTACGTTCATGTGGATGTGGTGCAACACTAGAGATGGTGGAAGTTGGTGGTATGTAGGGTTCCGCTTGCTCTGTTAAGGTTGCTAAAAATAGAGGCTTGTTGAGTTCTTGGTGCAGGTGGCTGTGTAAGATAGTGGCTCTCGGTAGTTGGCTCTTGGAGGTGCTAGCGGATGGTGGTGGTAAAGCATTCGGTGTAAAGCTAGCTTCCACCGGTGTGGCGATGGAAGAATAACGGACGGCGTATGTGGGAGTGGGCcatgctctgtttttgtttcttaaaaATAGAGGCTTCCATGTTGTGGGTGTAGGAATGCTGTGGGTGTGGAAGACGTGCGGCGGTGAAGGTTTTCTTTTGGTGGTTTTCTGCTTGGCTTGGCCGGGATCCTCACTTTGTGCACTGGTCGTCTGGTGTAGCAGATTGGCTACGGTGCTCGTTGGTTTCCAGTCGTGTGTTTTTGGGCGGCACGTGGTTGTAGGTGTAGATATGTCTCCTTGAAGCATCCAGTGTGGCTGTGCAAGGAGGTGTTGGGAGGTGGCGAAACTCAGTGACTCACAAAAAATAGAGACGTTTGCATTGGGTGAGAAGAGAAACCGATTCGTGGGATTAAAGGGAGAGGTCAACGTGAGGAGGTGCAGTGGTTCAACGGTGGCGATTGAACTGGGGTTGCTATTTCTCATGGGCCGTGGGAGGTGGTTTGCGGCGGTTGGCTTACGGTTTTTGCAAGGGTCGTGGTGCTCGTAAAGTGTAGACTCCCTGTATCTTAATGTACATATATAATTCGTATTCGTctgttatttttgttcttttttttttttataaaaaaaatatgaaaaaccaCGTCAACGATTGGTACGCAATTGTTACGCGAGATTGCTTGTACTTAGaagaattgttaaaaaaaacagTTTTTCTAG encodes:
- the LOC121238348 gene encoding ankyrin repeat-containing protein NPR4-like isoform X2, whose translation is MATTILPGTIVPEVLGNKNYENWSACIKNYLLAQDLWEIIETAMEPPKPEDDAVDSKAWRKKNAATLHGIQISCGMDILSQIKDISSAKILWDTLAKMYEQPAQGVSPEFELANSSNTSDRKQGHEQPPNAANQVVGNSSSSPGRGGNQKNDFSEYAALLEAIRSGDWNTTNDFLKLHPNAKTATIENISGQTPLHTAVAAEHEHIVEKLVEMMKEEDLAILDSGGNTALAYAAIKGNYQMAECMIRKNKSLVSIGNNQKDIPVVIAVENGHKELARYLYLHTPLEELRPEKGHNGATLLNHTIYTRLFDIAVHLLEGWPRLAFAPDRDNFTPLYVLASMPQAFPGAIQLVFWKRWIYSCIHIPQACTTDEIHLNIQNNEEITIRSGFKHLYEMKLVHVRSYELVSCMCKAVSTLDHQDMINGGVYSAIFRAMREGILEIVVGIVTANPKLLHIRDAENRGIVMLAALHRHADIFYATFRSRQASMWAANRDIFGNNILHMVAMLTEFTPLDHIPGAALQMQRELQWFKEVESLCNPTITNFMNADGLTPRQLFTKTHKDLMKEGERWMKDTSTSCTVVGALIITIMFAALFTVPGGNNQDTGLPIFVHDNLFKIFIITDSLSLFSSAASVLMFLAILTSHYTEEDFLKSLPKRMIIGLSTLFFSIATMMIAFSTAPLIMLRSQPWTVNPIICLASVPVTLFVLMQFHLLVDMLAYTYRSGIFDRRMKPCFYIRSYFNTMFRCSFNIWHTCQNS
- the LOC121238348 gene encoding ankyrin repeat-containing protein At5g02620-like isoform X1 codes for the protein MATTILPGTIVPEVLGNKNYENWSACIKNYLLAQDLWEIIETAMEPPKPEDDAVDSKAWRKKNAATLHGIQISCGMDILSQIKDISSAKILWDTLAKMYEQPAQGVSPEFELANSSNTSDRKQGHEQPPNAANQVVGNSSSSPGRGGNQKNDFSEYAALLEAIRSGDWNTTNDFLKLHPNAKTATIENISGQTPLHTAVAAEHEHIVEKLVEMMKEEDLAILDSGGNTALAYAAIKGNYQMAECMIRKNKSLVSIGNNQKDIPVVIAVENGHKELARYLYLHTPLEELRPEKGHNGATLLNHTIYTRLFDIAVHLLEGWPRLAFAPDRDNFTPLYVLASMPQAFPGAIQLVFWKRWIYSCIHIPQACTTDEIHLNIQNNEEITIRSVRALLRQLVSSLLNLLGFKHLYEMKLVHVRSYELVSCMCKAVSTLDHQDMINGGVYSAIFRAMREGILEIVVGIVTANPKLLHIRDAENRGIVMLAALHRHADIFYATFRSRQASMWAANRDIFGNNILHMVAMLTEFTPLDHIPGAALQMQRELQWFKEVESLCNPTITNFMNADGLTPRQLFTKTHKDLMKEGERWMKDTSTSCTVVGALIITIMFAALFTVPGGNNQDTGLPIFVHDNLFKIFIITDSLSLFSSAASVLMFLAILTSHYTEEDFLKSLPKRMIIGLSTLFFSIATMMIAFSTAPLIMLRSQPWTVNPIICLASVPVTLFVLMQFHLLVDMLAYTYRSGIFDRRMKPCFYIRSYFNTMFRCSFNIWHTCQNS